From Thermosipho affectus, a single genomic window includes:
- a CDS encoding macro domain-containing protein, translating into MEVKVNNVLVKLINGDITKEKVDVIVNAANAWLKHGGGVAGAILKKGGYSIQKESDEYVQKYGPVNTGDVAVTFAGNLEAKYIIHAVGPIWHGGKNKEEEKLKSAILSALKKACELGVKTIAFPAISSGIYGFPVKRCAEIFKESIEKFTKNNTCLDEIRIVNIDKEDHEIFVEVFSND; encoded by the coding sequence ATGGAAGTGAAGGTTAATAATGTTTTGGTAAAATTGATAAATGGGGATATTACAAAGGAAAAAGTTGATGTAATTGTTAATGCAGCAAATGCTTGGTTGAAACATGGTGGAGGGGTTGCTGGTGCAATTTTGAAAAAAGGAGGTTATTCAATACAAAAAGAAAGCGATGAATATGTTCAAAAATATGGGCCTGTGAATACAGGTGATGTAGCGGTGACCTTTGCGGGAAATTTAGAAGCAAAATATATAATCCACGCAGTAGGGCCAATTTGGCATGGTGGAAAAAATAAAGAAGAAGAAAAATTGAAAAGTGCAATTTTAAGTGCTTTAAAAAAAGCGTGTGAACTTGGGGTAAAAACCATAGCATTTCCCGCAATTAGCAGTGGTATATATGGTTTTCCAGTGAAAAGGTGTGCGGAAATTTTTAAAGAAAGTATAGAAAAGTTTACGAAGAATAACACTTGTCTTGACGAAATAAGGATTGTAAACATTGACAAAGAAGATCACGAAATTTTTGTTGAGGTATTTTCAAATGATTAA
- a CDS encoding ABC transporter ATP-binding protein, whose translation MIKVVNLKKKYGDFEALKGISFSIERGIIFSFLGPNGAGKTTTLEILVGLRKKTSGEIYFFGQKVDDIDKKIKERIGVLLQKTELFRELTVYETLKLFRSFYKKGYDPKKVLEMIGLVEKKNERVKTLSGGQFQRLSFGLSFINDPEILFLDEPTTGLDPQSRRHIWDIIREFKRGGKTIFLTTHYMEEAQTLSNKVCIIDNGLIIAEGSPDELIKHSGLSTIVEVDGEYNFGKVVEGKTIIETKNMSEVINKLLNDGVEKFIVRHPTLEDVFLKLTGKELRD comes from the coding sequence ATGATAAAAGTGGTTAATTTAAAAAAGAAATATGGAGATTTTGAAGCACTTAAGGGAATAAGTTTTTCCATAGAAAGGGGAATTATATTTTCGTTTTTAGGCCCAAATGGTGCTGGAAAGACTACAACTTTGGAAATATTAGTGGGACTTAGAAAGAAGACTTCAGGTGAAATATATTTTTTTGGCCAAAAAGTAGATGATATTGATAAGAAAATAAAGGAAAGAATAGGGGTACTTCTTCAAAAAACAGAACTTTTTAGAGAACTTACCGTGTATGAAACGCTAAAACTTTTTAGAAGTTTTTACAAAAAAGGATACGACCCTAAAAAAGTGTTAGAGATGATTGGACTTGTTGAGAAGAAAAATGAAAGGGTTAAGACACTTTCTGGTGGACAATTTCAAAGGCTTAGCTTTGGATTATCTTTTATTAATGATCCTGAAATTTTGTTTTTGGATGAACCAACTACGGGGTTAGATCCACAATCTCGAAGACATATTTGGGATATTATAAGAGAATTTAAGAGGGGTGGTAAAACTATCTTTTTAACGACGCATTATATGGAAGAAGCGCAAACATTATCTAATAAAGTGTGTATTATAGATAACGGATTAATTATAGCTGAAGGTAGTCCAGATGAATTGATCAAACATTCAGGGTTAAGTACAATTGTTGAAGTAGATGGAGAATACAACTTTGGAAAAGTGGTGGAAGGGAAAACTATAATTGAGACTAAAAATATGAGTGAAGTGATAAATAAACTTTTAAACGATGGCGTAGAAAAATTCATTGTGCGACATCCAACACTTGAAGATGTATTCTTAAAGCTTACTGGAAAGGAATTGAGGGATTAA
- a CDS encoding MATE family efflux transporter — translation MKNRVDLFKQSIIKSLFLLSWPLVISNLMQTFYNAVDAYFLGKLGKIEFSAPTIVWPLIFVFISLSIGFAQAGVTLVAQFTGASNKKAARKAAGQTVVISTLLGISLAIIAIIISRHVITLIAGENSKEVINYAVNYFNIIMIGLPFGFIFNSISSILRGWGDSKFTMKLMFISTVVNIILDPIFIFGFWFIPKMGVIGAAWATTIARVVAAVISIEHLFAGKRGFKIGFEDLKPDFSLVKKVFRIGLPSSLSMSITSLGFVVIMRFVSSFGPTVVSAYGVGNRIINFITMISFGIGNSVTTMVGQFLGAGDLKSAEKTVKVAFISNFLIVFSLSTLTFFFGGELTRFFINDQEVIRVGYIFFKYVSFSLPFFTSMSVFINTLVGAGRTELSMIVDITRLWGIRVPLIAIFSSTFGFTGLFFAMIISNVAAMILAYLFVKFSDWKKTIVQKKGGKCDDIY, via the coding sequence TTGAAAAATAGGGTTGATTTATTCAAGCAAAGTATAATAAAATCGCTTTTTTTGCTGAGTTGGCCTTTAGTTATATCAAATTTAATGCAGACATTTTACAATGCAGTTGATGCTTATTTTTTGGGAAAGCTGGGAAAGATAGAGTTTTCTGCTCCTACAATAGTATGGCCACTTATATTTGTTTTTATTTCACTTTCTATAGGTTTTGCACAAGCTGGAGTAACGTTAGTGGCACAATTTACAGGAGCTTCAAATAAGAAGGCTGCAAGAAAAGCTGCAGGTCAAACTGTTGTAATTTCCACACTTTTGGGTATTTCTTTAGCGATAATAGCTATTATAATTTCACGTCATGTAATTACTTTAATTGCTGGTGAAAATAGTAAAGAAGTAATAAATTATGCGGTTAATTATTTTAACATAATAATGATAGGGTTGCCATTTGGTTTTATCTTTAACTCAATTTCTTCTATTTTAAGAGGTTGGGGAGATTCAAAATTTACAATGAAATTGATGTTTATTTCAACTGTGGTTAATATAATTTTGGATCCAATATTTATTTTTGGTTTTTGGTTTATTCCAAAAATGGGGGTAATTGGTGCAGCTTGGGCTACAACAATTGCAAGAGTTGTTGCAGCTGTAATTTCAATTGAACACTTATTTGCAGGGAAAAGAGGGTTTAAGATAGGTTTTGAAGATTTAAAACCGGATTTTTCATTGGTAAAAAAGGTATTTCGTATTGGACTACCAAGTTCTTTGAGTATGTCTATAACTTCTTTGGGATTTGTGGTTATAATGAGGTTCGTTTCTAGTTTTGGCCCTACAGTTGTTAGTGCATATGGTGTGGGAAATAGAATTATAAACTTTATTACGATGATATCATTTGGTATTGGTAATTCTGTTACCACTATGGTGGGGCAATTTTTAGGTGCGGGAGATTTGAAAAGTGCTGAAAAAACGGTAAAAGTTGCGTTTATTTCAAATTTTTTAATCGTATTTTCCTTAAGTACTTTGACCTTTTTCTTTGGTGGAGAACTTACCAGGTTTTTTATAAATGATCAAGAGGTCATAAGAGTGGGATATATATTCTTTAAATACGTTTCTTTCTCTTTGCCGTTTTTTACTTCTATGTCTGTTTTTATCAACACACTTGTGGGTGCTGGAAGAACGGAATTGTCAATGATAGTTGATATAACAAGATTATGGGGAATTAGGGTGCCGTTAATAGCAATTTTTTCCTCTACTTTTGGCTTTACAGGATTGTTTTTTGCTATGATAATTAGTAATGTGGCAGCAATGATTTTGGCATATCTTTTTGTTAAATTTTCAGATTGGAAAAAAACAATTGTGCAGAAAAAAGGGGGTAAATGTGATGATATTTACTGA
- a CDS encoding M3 family oligoendopeptidase, translating into MIFTDKKIEKKKRKYFMGLDSTDASKIIEILNSLLEEKVETEEEVVKLVEKFTELSDIVSEEMGWRYINMTRFSDKKEYAEKFNDYFQNVVSKLKPYYIKLEKKIYDSKVEFSREYVHMLNIISNNIELFREENIPLQVEERKLSNKYGAIFGSITVNFRGEEKTLQQLIPYLKSPDRVIREEAWRKRYEGLLEKREELDNLFDELKEIRIKQAKNAGFENYRDYMHKAKGRFEYTVEDVYKFHEAVEKKVMPFFRKRMQKRAKKLGVDTLRPWDTAVDVDGKVLKPYKTVDEFVEKAIKVLGKVKPLFGERLEMMKNTGLLDLENRKGKAPGGYNYPLPETGAPFIFMNATGQSGDVRTLLHESGHAMHTFETVDIPVTYYRPNRMEIAELASMSMELLTMHHWNEYYKDNEELKKAMIEELESAILFLPWCMTVDAFQQWIYSNPGHSAEERAEYFGKLMDRFNQGVDWTNLELEKKYRWLFQLHIFEVPFYYIEYGIAQLGALSIYRNYVENSEKAIESYHNFLKVGYKVPIDKVYEVAGIKLDFSEEYIGEIVDFVEDRLKTLEGD; encoded by the coding sequence ATGATATTTACTGACAAAAAGATTGAAAAAAAGAAAAGAAAGTATTTTATGGGGCTAGATTCAACAGATGCCAGTAAGATTATTGAGATTTTAAATAGTCTGCTTGAAGAGAAAGTTGAAACGGAAGAGGAAGTTGTAAAGTTAGTAGAAAAATTTACAGAACTTTCCGATATTGTATCTGAGGAAATGGGTTGGAGATATATTAACATGACGAGGTTTTCGGATAAAAAGGAATATGCCGAAAAATTTAACGACTATTTTCAAAACGTTGTTTCAAAATTAAAACCCTATTATATAAAACTTGAAAAAAAGATATATGATAGTAAAGTAGAATTTTCAAGAGAATATGTACATATGCTGAATATAATTTCAAATAACATTGAATTATTTAGAGAAGAAAATATACCTTTACAGGTAGAAGAAAGAAAACTTTCAAATAAATATGGTGCTATCTTTGGTTCTATAACTGTAAATTTTAGGGGCGAGGAAAAGACCCTCCAACAACTTATACCATATTTAAAATCACCTGATAGGGTAATAAGGGAGGAAGCATGGAGAAAAAGGTATGAAGGATTGTTAGAAAAAAGAGAAGAGCTTGATAACCTTTTTGATGAGTTAAAAGAAATTAGAATAAAGCAAGCAAAAAATGCAGGTTTTGAAAATTATAGAGATTATATGCATAAAGCAAAAGGAAGATTTGAATATACGGTAGAAGATGTTTACAAATTTCACGAGGCAGTGGAAAAGAAAGTTATGCCATTTTTTAGAAAAAGAATGCAAAAACGTGCGAAAAAATTAGGAGTTGATACATTAAGACCGTGGGATACAGCTGTTGATGTTGATGGAAAAGTACTTAAACCGTATAAAACGGTAGATGAATTTGTTGAAAAGGCGATAAAAGTACTTGGAAAAGTTAAACCACTTTTTGGTGAAAGGTTAGAAATGATGAAAAACACTGGATTGCTTGACCTTGAAAATAGAAAGGGAAAGGCACCAGGTGGATACAACTATCCATTGCCGGAAACAGGTGCACCGTTTATTTTTATGAACGCAACGGGACAGAGTGGGGATGTAAGGACCTTGCTGCATGAATCAGGACATGCTATGCATACCTTTGAAACGGTAGACATACCTGTTACATATTATAGACCAAATCGTATGGAAATAGCAGAACTTGCTTCGATGAGTATGGAATTGTTAACTATGCACCATTGGAATGAGTATTATAAAGATAATGAAGAGTTAAAAAAGGCAATGATAGAAGAGCTTGAAAGTGCTATTTTATTCCTGCCTTGGTGTATGACAGTTGATGCATTTCAACAGTGGATCTACAGCAATCCAGGGCACTCTGCTGAAGAAAGAGCAGAATATTTTGGAAAATTGATGGATAGATTTAATCAAGGAGTGGATTGGACAAATCTTGAACTTGAAAAGAAATACAGATGGTTATTCCAATTGCATATATTTGAAGTACCTTTCTACTATATAGAATATGGAATTGCACAACTTGGAGCATTGTCAATATATAGAAATTACGTCGAAAACTCAGAAAAAGCTATAGAGAGTTATCACAACTTTTTAAAGGTTGGATATAAAGTACCAATTGATAAGGTCTATGAAGTTGCAGGTATAAAATTAGATTTTTCAGAAGAGTATATTGGAGAGATTGTAGATTTTGTCGAAGATAGATTAAAAACTTTGGAAGGGGATTAA
- a CDS encoding FAD-dependent oxidoreductase: MKVAIIGCTHAGTAAAINTVNLYEDAEVTVYERNDTISFLSCGIALHVEGVVKEPKKLFYSSPEHLKSFGVKTKMKHNVKEVDFKNKTLVVEDIKSGKVFEETFDKLIIATGSWPVIPEIEGIDLKNILLSKNFYHANDIVKSVKNVNDVAIIGAGYIGVELAEAIRENGKKVTLIDIETRILAKYLDEEITDVAEKKLREKGIKLALGERVIKFEGTEKVEKVITTKGEYKADLVILSMGFKPNTKLFRGKLNMLDNGAIIVDKHMQTSEKDVFAAGDCCAVFYNPLERYEYIPLATNAIRMGTIAAYNLKKKRLMHLGTQSTSGIKIYNLNIAATGITEHMARVNNLNVGSIFIVENHRPEFMPYFEKVFFKVVYDKNTKRILGAQIMSKIDLTQSMNTMSVLIQNKMRIDELAFVDFFFQPHFNKPWNFLNVAGLEYLKNHF; encoded by the coding sequence ATGAAAGTTGCAATTATAGGGTGTACTCATGCAGGCACTGCTGCAGCCATAAATACGGTGAATCTATATGAAGATGCAGAAGTGACGGTCTATGAAAGAAATGATACCATTTCGTTTTTATCTTGTGGAATTGCATTGCATGTTGAAGGTGTAGTTAAAGAGCCAAAGAAACTTTTTTATTCATCGCCAGAGCATCTAAAAAGTTTTGGTGTGAAAACAAAGATGAAACATAATGTAAAAGAAGTAGATTTCAAAAATAAGACTTTGGTAGTTGAAGATATTAAAAGTGGCAAGGTTTTTGAGGAAACATTTGATAAGTTGATTATTGCTACGGGTTCATGGCCGGTTATTCCTGAAATTGAGGGAATTGATTTAAAAAATATTTTGCTTTCAAAAAATTTTTATCATGCAAATGATATAGTGAAAAGTGTAAAGAATGTGAATGATGTAGCAATTATTGGTGCGGGATACATTGGAGTTGAACTTGCTGAGGCAATTAGAGAAAATGGTAAAAAAGTAACTTTAATAGATATTGAAACAAGAATTTTAGCCAAATACTTAGATGAAGAGATAACAGATGTTGCAGAGAAAAAATTAAGGGAAAAAGGTATAAAACTTGCGCTTGGTGAAAGGGTAATAAAATTTGAGGGAACTGAAAAAGTTGAGAAGGTAATAACTACAAAGGGTGAATACAAGGCTGATTTGGTAATTCTTTCTATGGGATTTAAACCAAATACAAAGTTATTTAGAGGAAAACTAAACATGCTTGATAATGGTGCAATAATTGTTGATAAGCATATGCAAACAAGTGAAAAAGATGTTTTTGCTGCTGGGGATTGTTGTGCGGTATTTTACAATCCATTGGAAAGATATGAATATATACCTCTTGCTACAAATGCGATTAGAATGGGAACAATAGCTGCGTATAATTTAAAGAAAAAGAGGTTAATGCATTTGGGGACTCAATCTACATCTGGAATAAAGATATACAATTTAAATATTGCGGCAACTGGAATTACAGAGCATATGGCAAGAGTAAATAATTTAAATGTAGGATCAATTTTCATTGTGGAAAATCATAGACCGGAATTTATGCCATATTTTGAAAAAGTATTTTTTAAAGTAGTTTACGATAAAAACACAAAACGTATATTAGGTGCTCAAATAATGTCGAAAATTGATTTAACTCAATCTATGAATACAATGTCCGTTTTGATTCAAAATAAGATGAGAATAGATGAACTTGCGTTTGTTGACTTTTTCTTCCAGCCGCATTTTAATAAACCGTGGAATTTTTTGAATGTTGCTGGTTTGGAATATTTGAAAAATCATTTCTAA
- a CDS encoding potassium channel beta subunit family protein — MNYRKVGKWGLKISEVSLGSWLTFGNQLDIQKAKEIVREAFKNGINFFDTAEAYANGMAESMLGEVLKEFKRSDIVVSTKIFWGGNGPNDRGLSRKHILEGTFASLKRLQLDYVDIVYCHRPDPETPIEETVLAMDYLVRNGYALYWGTSEWSGDQLEKAHIACKELNCIPPIVEQPQYNMLVRDRVEKEYQPIYEKYGMGLTIWSPLASGILTGKYNNGIPEDSRLARFPNLKKHLEENGILTEKTFEKLQKLQKIADELNAKLSQLAIAWCLLNPNVSSVILGVSKIEQLHENLKAIEIKEKITEDIEKEIRKILEE, encoded by the coding sequence ATGAATTACAGAAAAGTGGGAAAATGGGGATTAAAGATAAGTGAAGTTTCACTTGGATCATGGCTCACTTTCGGAAATCAACTAGACATTCAAAAAGCCAAAGAAATAGTAAGAGAAGCTTTCAAAAATGGAATAAACTTCTTTGACACGGCAGAAGCATACGCAAATGGTATGGCTGAATCCATGTTAGGTGAAGTCTTAAAGGAATTCAAAAGAAGTGACATTGTGGTTTCCACGAAAATATTTTGGGGTGGAAACGGACCAAATGACAGAGGGCTTTCAAGAAAACACATTTTAGAAGGAACATTTGCTTCACTTAAAAGGTTACAACTAGACTACGTTGACATTGTCTACTGCCACCGCCCTGATCCAGAAACACCTATTGAAGAGACCGTTCTTGCAATGGATTATTTAGTGAGAAACGGTTATGCACTCTATTGGGGTACTTCCGAATGGAGTGGGGACCAACTTGAAAAAGCCCACATAGCATGCAAAGAATTAAACTGCATACCACCTATTGTAGAACAACCGCAATACAACATGCTTGTAAGGGACAGGGTAGAAAAAGAATATCAACCTATATACGAAAAATACGGCATGGGGTTAACAATTTGGAGTCCTCTTGCTTCTGGGATTCTAACTGGAAAATATAACAACGGCATCCCAGAAGATTCAAGACTTGCAAGATTTCCAAACCTAAAAAAACACCTTGAAGAAAACGGTATATTAACGGAAAAAACATTTGAAAAACTACAAAAATTACAAAAAATTGCAGATGAATTGAATGCAAAGCTCTCGCAACTTGCCATCGCATGGTGTTTGTTGAATCCAAATGTAAGTAGTGTTATCCTGGGGGTATCAAAGATTGAACAATTACATGAGAATCTTAAAGCAATAGAAATTAAGGAAAAAATAACAGAGGATATAGAAAAAGAAATAAGAAAAATTTTGGAGGAATGA
- a CDS encoding ABC transporter permease — protein sequence MINLIKALFLESFRNKISFFFGILLPVVFFIMFAQVFSNEKEVSFAYFSDKPLDIPGKYYGNKNALMKDRYNYAASAFVESKKIVVYKNYNDYTVDLWIDGLKRKVDTIDFREIVKINERILDYKVLNEKESIYLGSFVLSLVSIGMFSAINLFERYRKIGIIRRFRVLPLSAFLFVLSFSLSQFIVSLISFVVVRLVGIFLFNINLKVDYLFFAFSFISAVLGMLGIGILLSILFEKFANSVAQFLYTIFIFFSGIYFPIDFLPKFLKNITYFLPIMYIFDNFKHSIFKQDSFGKFLLQNISLIIFGVVLLYFGGKILFAPEE from the coding sequence ATGATTAATCTTATAAAAGCGTTGTTTTTAGAATCTTTTAGAAATAAGATATCTTTTTTCTTTGGGATTCTTTTACCAGTTGTGTTTTTTATAATGTTTGCTCAAGTTTTTTCGAATGAAAAAGAAGTTTCATTTGCATACTTTAGTGATAAGCCTTTGGATATACCTGGAAAGTACTATGGTAATAAAAATGCGTTGATGAAGGATAGATATAATTACGCAGCATCGGCATTTGTAGAAAGCAAAAAAATTGTAGTTTACAAAAATTATAACGATTATACCGTTGACTTGTGGATCGATGGCTTGAAACGTAAAGTAGATACTATTGATTTCAGAGAAATTGTAAAAATAAACGAAAGGATTTTAGATTATAAAGTTTTAAATGAAAAAGAAAGTATTTACTTGGGTTCTTTTGTTTTGTCATTGGTTTCAATTGGTATGTTTTCAGCCATAAATTTATTTGAAAGATATAGAAAAATTGGAATAATAAGGAGATTTAGAGTATTACCTCTAAGTGCATTTTTGTTTGTACTTTCGTTTTCTCTTTCTCAATTTATAGTAAGTCTAATTTCTTTTGTTGTTGTAAGACTTGTTGGAATTTTTCTTTTCAATATAAACTTAAAGGTTGATTATCTATTTTTTGCGTTTTCATTTATTTCGGCTGTCTTGGGGATGCTGGGTATTGGAATACTTTTGAGTATTTTGTTTGAAAAATTTGCAAATTCTGTTGCGCAATTTTTGTATACCATTTTTATATTTTTTTCTGGAATATACTTTCCCATAGATTTTCTTCCAAAATTTTTAAAAAACATTACTTATTTTTTACCCATAATGTATATATTTGATAATTTTAAGCATTCTATATTTAAGCAGGATTCTTTTGGGAAATTTTTACTACAAAATATATCTTTAATAATTTTTGGGGTTGTTTTATTGTATTTTGGTGGAAAAATTCTTTTTGCACCAGAAGAGTAG
- a CDS encoding ABC transporter permease translates to MFKALLKIEFLRSKEATFWFVLFPILLTLLLTSIFGNLEKRIRFKIGVIGNSSVLDVFKDYFNIVKIEKIEQFIEKNLDIVVVLEENFDQKFQKALFLSKTKLFEPLEVDVYYIPGKLDSKIAKDVFISAFSKVNYLMGRDIPIKIIEKNKNIRYQEFLYGAILVMNIMSVVFFGYLTNISFYERRGVLKRLSVTPYNRFYLTFTMVAFLQILLSCVIFSIFDYFVYGVNIFNYNVWFYVLFGSMVFLSFGYMLSKMFKNPETTIVLGNIFFQVFMFVGGFYFNVDNVKFISTISKIIPSTYLVDGIRASYGYSIYNNHIFVPLAWFVLSVVISLVL, encoded by the coding sequence ATGTTTAAAGCGCTTTTGAAAATAGAGTTTTTAAGAAGTAAAGAGGCGACTTTTTGGTTTGTATTATTTCCCATTTTGCTTACTTTACTTTTGACTTCTATTTTTGGAAATTTAGAAAAAAGGATACGTTTTAAAATAGGTGTTATTGGTAACTCGAGTGTATTAGATGTTTTTAAGGACTATTTTAATATTGTAAAAATAGAAAAAATAGAGCAATTTATCGAAAAGAACCTTGATATAGTTGTAGTTTTGGAAGAAAATTTTGATCAAAAGTTTCAAAAGGCACTTTTTTTATCGAAAACAAAGCTTTTTGAGCCACTTGAAGTAGATGTTTACTATATTCCTGGAAAATTAGATTCAAAGATTGCCAAAGATGTTTTTATAAGTGCATTTTCAAAGGTTAATTATTTAATGGGAAGAGATATTCCAATTAAGATAATAGAGAAAAACAAAAATATAAGATACCAAGAATTTCTATATGGGGCTATTTTAGTTATGAACATTATGTCTGTTGTTTTTTTTGGATATTTAACTAATATTTCTTTCTATGAGCGAAGAGGTGTCTTAAAGAGGTTATCTGTTACACCTTATAACAGGTTTTACCTTACTTTTACTATGGTAGCCTTTTTACAAATTCTATTATCGTGTGTAATATTCTCCATTTTTGATTATTTTGTATATGGAGTGAATATTTTTAATTACAACGTATGGTTTTACGTTTTGTTTGGAAGTATGGTTTTTCTTTCCTTTGGTTATATGCTTTCAAAGATGTTCAAAAATCCAGAAACAACAATTGTATTAGGTAACATATTTTTTCAGGTATTTATGTTCGTAGGCGGTTTTTATTTTAATGTAGATAACGTAAAATTCATTTCAACCATTTCAAAAATAATCCCATCTACCTATTTGGTAGATGGGATACGTGCGTCGTATGGATATTCTATATATAACAACCACATATTTGTTCCATTGGCATGGTTTGTTTTGTCTGTAGTTATAAGTTTGGTATTGTAA
- a CDS encoding aminopeptidase: protein MMLNKYAKVALQIGLNLQEGQILFIKAPLDAREFVEEVVNEAFNLGAHDVYVRWNDEVVTKYRLKNAPIDALKEYPKWEIMASQYLLDKKGAMLSITGADPDALKDVPPERIGIYTKTVNIANKEIMKRMMSNEISWCVVAYPSKKWAKKVLGEENTEKLLEYILKASRIEGNPVENWKKHIEKLTHITKYLNEKQFDYLIYEGPGTNLQVGLPKEHIWISGSQKNKQDIVFVPNIPTEEVFTAPHKDKINGVVSNSLPLVYGGNIIDKFTLTFKDGKIINYDAKIGKDILETILNTDEGARRLGEVALVSVESPIYQMKKIFYNTLFDENAASHFAFGRAYPSCVKNGEKLSEKQLKEVGLNSSLTHVDFMIGNEKMNVWGVKGTEKVQIMKNGLFTIPNL from the coding sequence ATGATGTTAAACAAATATGCAAAAGTTGCACTTCAAATTGGACTTAATCTTCAAGAAGGACAAATTTTATTTATAAAAGCACCGCTTGATGCAAGAGAATTTGTAGAAGAAGTAGTAAATGAAGCCTTTAATCTAGGTGCACATGATGTATACGTAAGATGGAATGATGAAGTAGTCACAAAATATCGTTTAAAAAATGCACCTATTGATGCGTTAAAAGAATATCCAAAATGGGAAATAATGGCCTCTCAATATTTACTTGATAAAAAGGGAGCGATGTTGAGTATAACTGGTGCAGATCCAGACGCATTAAAAGACGTTCCACCTGAAAGAATAGGTATTTACACAAAAACGGTAAACATCGCAAATAAAGAAATCATGAAAAGAATGATGTCTAATGAAATTTCTTGGTGTGTTGTTGCATACCCTTCAAAAAAATGGGCAAAAAAGGTATTAGGTGAAGAAAACACGGAAAAACTTCTTGAATACATTTTAAAAGCCAGTAGAATAGAAGGAAATCCCGTTGAAAACTGGAAAAAACACATAGAAAAATTAACACACATTACAAAATATCTAAATGAAAAACAATTCGACTATTTAATATACGAAGGTCCTGGTACAAATCTACAAGTTGGTCTTCCCAAAGAGCACATTTGGATATCAGGAAGCCAAAAAAACAAACAAGATATCGTTTTTGTTCCAAATATTCCAACAGAAGAGGTATTTACAGCCCCACATAAAGATAAAATAAACGGTGTGGTTTCAAATAGTTTGCCACTAGTATATGGCGGAAACATTATAGACAAATTTACACTTACCTTTAAAGACGGAAAAATAATAAATTACGATGCAAAAATAGGCAAAGATATACTAGAAACCATTTTAAACACAGATGAAGGTGCAAGAAGATTAGGTGAAGTTGCACTTGTATCCGTTGAATCCCCCATTTATCAGATGAAAAAAATCTTCTACAACACGCTATTTGATGAAAATGCAGCTTCACACTTTGCATTTGGTAGAGCATACCCAAGTTGTGTAAAAAACGGGGAAAAATTATCAGAAAAACAATTAAAAGAAGTTGGACTTAATAGTAGTCTTACACATGTTGACTTCATGATAGGCAATGAAAAAATGAACGTTTGGGGAGTTAAAGGCACGGAAAAAGTCCAAATAATGAAAAATGGTTTATTTACAATACCAAACTTATAA